The proteins below are encoded in one region of Hordeum vulgare subsp. vulgare chromosome 3H, MorexV3_pseudomolecules_assembly, whole genome shotgun sequence:
- the LOC123444641 gene encoding stomatal closure-related actin-binding protein 1: protein MRVPQMTRVIHDSGEGMQKDALDMVSSDVNFPKGHFPDYRIGPNNQIIDPEETHEVVPLKEIVAKETTQLLEQRKRLSVRDLREKFEKGLSGASKLSDQAKRREAASLDRQVLLKKLRDVLDTLKGRVAGRNRDDADEAISLVEALAVQLTQREGELIYEKAEVKKLASFLKQATEDARKVAEEERALALAEIEKSRAAIEKVEKALQEHDSASSSREKEEIEELRKEIREARRIKMLHQPSKVMDMQFELQGLRTLISEKTQLCNQLKKELAMIKRLEQDSSKLFELEGSDTLGSQFRIVPRVDGAPDISSCPAQWYRVISGGNRELISGATKLTYAPEPFDVGQLLQAEIILKADKVTVQTDCPINPASGLEHYVESLMKRADIEFNVVVTQMNGNDYASKSVHVFHIGKLRVKLRKGRSTKARESYSTTMKLCGSRGGGNAAACAVFWQTRKGLSYTLAFETDRDGNAAIMLARKFASNCNVVLTGPGDQVHGGG from the exons ATGAG AGTACCGCAGATGACAAGGGTCATCCATGACTCCGGAGAAGGCATGCAGAAAGATGcacttgacatggtatcatccgaTGTTAACTTCCCTAAGGGCCACTTTCCAGACTACAGGATTGGGCCAAACAACCAAATCATTGACCCAGAGGAGACGCACGAGGTTGTGCCTTTGAAGGAGATTGTTGCGAAAGAAACAACACAACTGCTAGAGCAGCGAAAGCGGCTATCAGTGCGTGATCTCAGGGAGAAGTTTGAAAAGGGTCTGTCTGGTGCCTCCAAGTTGTCTGATCAG GCTAAGCGGCGAGAAGCAGCTTCACTGGACAGGCAGGTTCTTCTGAAGAAGCTCAGAGATGTTCTAGACACGCTGAAAGGCCGTGTGGCTGGTCGAAAcagagatgatgctgatgaagctaTCTCGCTG GTGGAAGCACTAGCAGTTCAACTTACTCAAAGAGAAGGAGAATTAATTTATGAGAAGGCTGAAGTAAAAAAGTTGGCTAGCTTTCTCAAGCAG GCTACTGAAGATGCCCGAAAGGTAGCCGAAGAGGAAAGAGCTCTTGCACTTGCTGAAATTGAAAAATCTAGAGCTGCAATAGAAAAAGTTGAGAAAGCGTTGCAGGAGCATGATTCGGCATCAAGTAGCAGAGAGAAGGAG GAGATAGAGGAACTTAGGAAAGAGATTCGGGAGGCTAGACGAATAAAAATGCTACACCAGCCAAGCAAG GTAATGGACATGCAGTTTGAGCTTCAGGGATTGCGTACACTCATATCAGAGAAAACACAGCTTTGCAACCAGTTAAAGAAAGAG CTTGCCATGATCAAGAGGCTTGAACAAGATAGCTCTAAACTCTTTGAGCTTGAAGGTTCTGATACTCTTGGATCACAGTTTCGTATTGTCCCTCGAGTTGATGGTGCTCCAGACATCTCAAGCTGTCCAGCTCAGTGGTACCGTGTAATTTCTGGAGGCAACAGAGAGCTCATATCGG GTGCAACGAAACTTACTTATGCTCCAGAGCCATTTGATGTTGGCCAATTGTTGCAAGCAGAAATAATTTTGAAAGCAGATAAAGTTACGGTTCAGACAGACTGCCCTATAAATCCTG CTTCAGGACTGGAACATTATGTGGAGTCGCTAATGAAAAGGGCAGATATTGAGTTCAAT GTGGTCGTCACCCAAATGAATGGGAATGACTACGCATCAAAATCCGTCCATGTATTTCATATTGGAAAGCTGAGAGTAAAGCTTCGGAAAGGAAGGTCTACAAAAGCAAGGGAGTCATATTCCACCACGATGAAG CTGTGTGGAAGCCGTGGTGGTGGTAATGCTGCGGCCTGTGCAGTCTTTTGGCAAACTAGGAAAGGCCTATCGTACACTTTAGCTTTCGAGACAGACAGGGATGGGAATGCTGCGATTATGCTCGCTCGGAAATTTGCTTCCAATTGCAAC GTTGTTCTCACTGGACCAGGCGATCAAGTCCACGGCGGTGGCTGA